One Chromatiaceae bacterium DNA segment encodes these proteins:
- a CDS encoding DUF192 domain-containing protein — MMISWFSNFTRTAGIRVPVPVHPLLLLAWLCLLVSPAQGGGIRPDATLEIQDTEQHRIASLLVEIADTPAARERGLMNRILPDDQTGMLFIFPEAAPRAFWMRNTPASLDMLFADSEGRIIHIAPETRPFSDQHYPSHGPARYVLETRGGFASRHGVVPGMRITYFAAPLGRPQDPGEPKPTP, encoded by the coding sequence ATGATGATTTCCTGGTTTAGCAACTTTACAAGAACCGCCGGCATCCGGGTCCCGGTCCCTGTTCATCCCTTGCTGCTCCTGGCTTGGCTATGCCTGCTTGTCTCGCCCGCCCAAGGGGGAGGCATCCGCCCAGATGCTACCCTGGAAATCCAGGATACGGAACAGCACCGGATAGCGAGCCTCCTGGTGGAGATTGCCGATACGCCAGCCGCGCGGGAGCGGGGACTGATGAACCGGATACTACCGGACGATCAGACGGGCATGCTCTTCATCTTCCCGGAGGCAGCCCCGCGGGCCTTCTGGATGCGCAACACCCCTGCCTCCCTGGACATGCTCTTTGCCGACAGCGAGGGACGCATCATTCATATCGCCCCAGAAACCCGCCCCTTCTCCGACCAGCATTATCCATCCCATGGCCCGGCCAGGTACGTACTGGAGACGCGCGGTGGCTTTGCTTCTCGCCATGGCGTGGTGCCTGGCATGCGGATCACGTATTTCGCGGCCCCTTTGGGACGCCCCCAGGACCCCGGCGAGCCCAAACCCACGCCCTAG
- a CDS encoding DedA family protein codes for MLEGYLGLFLVAFLAATLLPAYSEVLFVGLLAAGYDPLALWAWATAGNTLGAAVNWLLGRYLLHYQDRSWFPFKSATLGLAQGWFQRYGVWSLLFSWAPIVGDSLTFIAGLMGVRFPLFLLLTALGKGARYAMMLGLVWVI; via the coding sequence ATGCTCGAAGGTTATCTGGGCCTCTTTCTCGTAGCCTTTCTGGCGGCGACCCTCCTGCCCGCCTATTCCGAGGTCCTTTTCGTAGGCCTGCTTGCGGCGGGTTACGATCCTTTGGCGCTCTGGGCTTGGGCCACGGCGGGCAATACGCTCGGCGCGGCGGTCAACTGGCTGTTGGGCCGCTACTTGCTTCACTATCAGGATCGATCCTGGTTTCCTTTCAAATCGGCTACCCTGGGCCTGGCCCAGGGGTGGTTCCAACGCTATGGCGTCTGGTCCCTGTTGTTCTCCTGGGCGCCCATCGTCGGGGATTCCTTGACCTTTATCGCCGGCCTGATGGGGGTGCGATTTCCCCTCTTCCTGCTGCTCACGGCCCTGGGTAAGGGGGCTCGCTATGCCATGATGCTGGGATTGGTGTGGGTAATTTAG
- the queC gene encoding 7-cyano-7-deazaguanine synthase QueC — protein MHPAVVLLSGGLDSTTTLAIAQAEGFTPYALSFRYGQRHWVELESAQRVSSVMGVAEHIIADIDLRRFGGSALTADIPVPKDRPLDTLAAGIPITYVPARNTVFLSFALAWAEVLGSSDLFIGVNALDYSGYPDCRPAYLAAYERMANLATAAGVEGRQHLHIHAPLIALTKGQIIQRGLALGIDYGLTSSCYDPGAAGRPCGQCDSCQLRAKGFREAGVPDPLLQRHGLD, from the coding sequence ATGCACCCCGCAGTCGTACTCTTGAGTGGTGGCCTGGATTCGACCACCACCCTGGCCATCGCCCAGGCCGAGGGTTTCACGCCCTATGCCCTGTCCTTCCGTTATGGCCAGCGGCACTGGGTGGAACTGGAGTCCGCCCAGCGGGTCTCCTCGGTCATGGGCGTCGCCGAGCACATCATCGCCGACATCGACCTGCGCCGCTTCGGCGGCTCCGCCCTGACGGCGGACATCCCGGTACCCAAGGACCGCCCATTGGACACGCTGGCGGCGGGCATCCCCATTACCTACGTCCCGGCCCGCAATACCGTCTTCCTGTCCTTTGCCCTGGCCTGGGCCGAGGTCCTGGGGTCCAGCGACCTCTTCATCGGCGTCAACGCCCTGGACTATTCCGGATACCCGGACTGCCGGCCCGCGTATCTGGCCGCCTATGAGCGGATGGCCAACCTGGCCACCGCCGCCGGGGTTGAGGGGCGCCAGCACCTCCATATCCACGCCCCCTTGATCGCTCTGACCAAGGGCCAGATCATCCAACGGGGCTTGGCCCTCGGCATCGACTACGGGCTCACCAGCAGTTGCTACGACCCGGGAGCGGCCGGCCGGCCCTGCGGCCAGTGCGACTCCTGCCAATTGCGCGCCAAGGGCTTCCGCGAGGCCGGGGTGCCGGATCCCTTGTTACAGCGGCACGGTCTGGACTGA